A window of the Lactuca sativa cultivar Salinas chromosome 7, Lsat_Salinas_v11, whole genome shotgun sequence genome harbors these coding sequences:
- the LOC111913978 gene encoding uncharacterized protein LOC111913978, translating into MASNVHSRIVTAAGTSETEIPLIATVETERKVEAEVKEEKPVADHPTVTEVAPAAETTIPKKKRPGYCVFRVIVPVHKVESIIGRNGDLIKKMCEETKANIRVLKGPVSDPNRIVEISSKEDIEAPLSPAMDAVIRVFKCVNGFPENESDGVASIPFCSIRLLLTSMQATSLLEKQGSLLKRIQENTGCYIRILSCDEVSKLSTNSDDRVVNLKGEGLKVLQALEAILKHLCMFLVDHTILPLYEKTLRPGQVGLNTRHSKKRRRIVAAEAPHKEGMVCSSLVKVPPELPQVQPATACVTVENKADVPPELPQVQPATACEPIETKTEVLVSVDDSNMVEDQALTGLEPGEITEEPQARVPLVPPSSKKSPPSAATEAPVEPQKEPIMCNSLVEVEVPPELPKVQPASVVAIETKRRMSVFEEEILSVLKMIAHNINNKPEPPPKPTFEDCEKKLNELGWAKDDPLHLVALTIFCDEKENYRELWMKLNPERCANWVRIIGRSKRFT; encoded by the exons ATGGCTTCTAACGTACATTCTCGGATTGTAACCGCTGCCGGAACCTCCGAAACCGAGATTCCCCTCATTGCCACCGTAGAAACCGAGCGGAAGGTGGAAGCGGAAGTGAAAGAGGAGAAGCCAGTAGCTGATCATCCAACGGTTACGGAGGTAGCTCCGGCTGCAGAAACGACGATTCCTAAGAAGAAACGACCTGGATACTGTGTGTTTCGGGTTATAGTGCCTGTGCATAAAGTTGAGAGTATTATAGGACGGAATGGAGATCTAATCAAGAAGATGTGCGAAGAGACTAAAGCTAATATTCGTGTACTGAAAGGCCCTGTTTCTGACCCTAACCGCATT GTAGAAATATCTAGCAAGGAAGATATAGAGGCACCTTTGTCACCTGCAATGGATGCTGTGATAAGAGTATTTAAATGTGTTAATGGATTTCCAGAAAATGAGAGTGATGGTGTTGCCTCCATTCCATTTTGTTCAATTCGACTATTGCTAACATCAATGCAAGCCACGAGTTTGCTTGAGAAGCAAGGATCTCTTTTAAAGAGAATACAGGAGAACACGGGTTGTTATATTCGCATTTTATCTTGTG ATGAAGTATCAAAATTATCCACCAACTCAGATGATAGAGTTGTCAATTTAAAGGGAGAAGGTCTCAAGGTTCTGCAAGCTTTAGAAGCTATTCTCAAACACCTATGCATGTTTTTGGTTGATCATACCATTCTTCCTCTCTATGAGAAGACT TTAAGACCGGGCCAAGTAGGCTTAAACACGCGTCACAGTAAGAAGCGCCGCCGAATCGTTGCTGCTGAAGCACCACATAAAGAAGGGATGGTGTGTAGCTCTTTGGTTAAAGTACCACCAGAGTTGCCTCAAGTACAACCCGCAACTGCATGTGTGACAGTAGAGAATAAAGCTGATGTACCACCAGAATTGCCTCAAGTACAACCCGCAACTGCATGTGAACCTATAGAGACTAAAACCGAGGTGCTGGTTTCTGTTGATGATTCGAACATGGTTGAAGACCAGGCTTTGACCGGACTGGAACCGG GCGAAATAACTGAAGAACCTCAAGCAAGGGTACCTCTTGTTCCGCCATCATCCAAAAAGTCACCGCCCTCAGCCGCTACTGAAGCACCAGTGGAACCACAGAAAGAACCGATAATGTGCAACTCTCTGGTTGAAGTTGAAGTACCACCAGAATTGCCTAAAGTACAACCTGCAAGTGTAGTGGCAATAGAGACTAAAAGGAGGATgtcggtttttgaagaagaaatatTGAGTGTCTTGAAGATGATAGCCCATAACATCAACAACAAACCAGAACCTCCTCCAAAACCAACATTTGAAGATTGTGAGAAGAAGTTGAATGAGCTTGGGTGGGCGAAAGATGATCCGTTACACTTAGTTGCACTCACCATTTTTTGTGACGAAAAAGAGAACTATAGGGAATTATGGATGAAATTAAACCCGGAGAGGTGTGCTAATTGGGTTAGAATTATTGGACGTAGTAAAAGATTCACTTAA